From Cardiocondyla obscurior isolate alpha-2009 linkage group LG09, Cobs3.1, whole genome shotgun sequence, one genomic window encodes:
- the LOC139105405 gene encoding thioredoxin domain-containing protein 12: MRYAKCLGSLNIAGLVCYSVFGSVIAADNDTTNFERAYKWRSLSEGFREAKTSRKPIFLLVHKPGCPTCENLQAKIVKSIRILDLSQRFVMVRVKKGELSTQDEARFQPDGTYVPRILFFTPDGEFIKDIYNRHPKADDKYKYFYSSTSQIIDSMLLALEHCSKDLLNGAIDIKMKKK, from the exons ATGCGTTATGCGAAATGTCTCGGCTCTCTGAACATCGCAGGCCTGGTATGTTATTCCGTATTTGGAAGTGTAATCGCCGCCGACAACGACACCACTAACTTTGAACGCGCGTACAAATGGAGAAGTCTGTCGGAAGGCTTCCGAGAGGCGAAAACCAGCAGGAAACCGATATTTCTATTGGTGCATAAGCCGGGCTGTCCCACTTGTGAGAATCTGCAGGCTAAGATTGTCAAATCGATCAGGATTCTCGATCTCAGCCAGCG gTTTGTTATGGTGAGAGTGAAAAAAGGGGAACTTTCCACGCAAGACGAGGCAAGATTCCAGCCAGACGGTACATACGTTCCCAGGATCCTCTTTTTTACTCCGGACGGCGAGTTTATTAAGGACATATATAATCGCCATCCGAAAGCTGACGATAAGTACAAATACTTTTATAGCAGTACAAGTCAAATAATAGACAGCATGCTTTTGGCACTGGAGCACTGCTCTAAAGATCTGTTGAACGGTGCTATCGATatcaaaatgaaaaagaagtaa